The nucleotide sequence TCTGATTGTTTCTAAGCCTTTCTTTTTAATCCTTATTCTTATTTTTCATTTGATATGATTCAATATGGGCACATTCTTGTTCAAAAGTTGTGAAACAAACAACAGTAAATGTTGTTGGTGATGATGTTAAGATGCCTGAAGTGTGCACTATTTCCTAGAAAATAACTGACTATGCAAATCAGTTCGGGTGATCCCAGATGAACACTAGCAGCATTAACACTGTTGTGGCTGATCAGATAACTAGTGggaattggacttgatggccttataggacacttccaactctactattctacgattctatgaatcaGCTTGTGACAGAGCAATGCACATGAAACATTCCCAAGAGATCCATGTGGACTTAATTACTGCTGAGCTGGACAACAATTGTCAAaactaaatattttaaaaatcagatgaCATCCTTCATTTTTGTGGTCAAGTgctcctttgtattcagatcaggcctaagtacaataatgtagcacttcgggatgaagatgcagcccaggagcccagcactggaagccaagatggagaagacctgcacggctaccatgtatttccccttcgtgctcaggtaggtgggcacaaaggacacccaaacactgcagaaaaccagcatgctgaaggtgatcagcttggcttcattgaaggccccaggcagcttcctggccaggaaagccaccgtgaagcagatggcagcaaggaagcccatgtagctgaGGGAAACATAAAACATGGCgacagacccttcattgcattgcaggatgatctctccaggctgggagtgcatgtcggagtctgggaatgggggagagatgcccagccagatggtgcagatgacaacttggacactggaacaggaaatgacaatggagttggccagactcttccccagccatctcctcGCTTTGTTCCCTGGCTTTGTAGCCAGGAAGGCtagcaccacagtgatggtttttgccaatacAGAAGAGACggcaactgagaagatgatgctgaaggccaTTTGTCGTAGAAGGCAGGTCACTTTCTTTGGCCGGCCAATAAAcaggaaggaggacaaaaaggagagcaggagggagacaAGAAGGATATAGGAGAGGTCCCTGTTGTTGGCTTTCACTATTGGAGTTTCAAGGaatttaatgaagattcctaaCACACAGCCTGTAATTAAGGATAAGAATAGGGCAAAGGAAGGCAAGAGGATCCCCAAATGTTCTTCATAAGCCAGGAAGGTTATGATCTTTGGGATACACTGATCTTGGTCCTTATTTGGATATTGATCTTCTGGACATTTGGTGCAATGATCTGCATCtgggaaaaaaattgtttt is from Rhineura floridana isolate rRhiFlo1 chromosome 3, rRhiFlo1.hap2, whole genome shotgun sequence and encodes:
- the LOC133379080 gene encoding vomeronasal type-2 receptor 26-like; translated protein: MISLLLLLLFLQLTPHGVCGNQEVKSQLSLKTEPREALNYYRPGDFLISGITTPKKYFAQHPFNFSQVPFTSFVTVTNRLYWHILSYLFAIQEINRDPRLLPNISLGYNLYENYFDARMTSDAMLNLLAGGQSSLPNYSCGKRNSLLAVLEGTDPVISKEISAISGIYKIPQISFVAQVLEDKTQFSFVYRMVPKEEEQCLGIVKLLLHFRWTWIILFIPDDDSGERFLHHFLREIRFLNTSMGGLHLDEKGKLPATYDIENWVMFPNESRVRVKVGNADHCTKCPEDQYPNKDQDQCIPKIITFLAYEEHLGILLPSFALFLSLITGCVLGIFIKFLETPIVKANNRDLSYILLVSLLLSFLSSFLFIGRPKKVTCLLRQMAFSIIFSVAVSSVLAKTITVVLAFLATKPGNKARRWLGKSLANSIVISCSSVQVVICTIWLGISPPFPDSDMHSQPGEIILQCNEGSVAMFYVSLSYMGFLAAICFTVAFLARKLPGAFNEAKLITFSMLVFCSVWVSFVPTYLSTKGKYMVAVQVFSILASSAGLLGCIFIPKCYIIVLRPDLNTKEHLTTKMKDVI